GCGGTGGCCCGGGCCAATGGCGACCGCGACGTGCATGTGATCATGCTCGCCGGTGCGGGCCGCGCCTTCTGTGCCGGCTACGACCTTGCGTACTACGCCGAGGCCAACGGGACCGGCAACATCACCCAGGACATGCCCTGGGATCCCATGCAGGACTACCAGTTCATGAAGGGCAACACGGAGCTGTTCATGAGCCTTTGGCGCTCCTACCGGCCGGTGATCTGCAAGATTCACGGCTTTGCCGTGGCCGGCGGATCCGACATTGCGCTGTGTTCCGACATCGTGCTCATGGAAGACACCGCCGAGATCGGCTACATGCCCACCCGCGTCTGGGGCTGCCCCACCACCGCCATGTGGGTCTACCGCCTGGGCGCCGAGCGGGCCAAGCGCATGCTGCTCACCGGGGATCGCATCACCGGCAGCGAGGCGGAACGGCTCGGACTCATTTACCGTGCCGTTCCATCGGCTACACTGGACGCGGAAGCCGAGGCGCTGGCCGAGCGCATGGTGACCATCCCCATCAATCAGTTGATGATGCAGAAGCTGGTCATCAACCAGGCCTACGAGAACATGGGCCTGGAGACCACGCAGATGATGGCCACGGTCTTCGACGGCATCACCCGGCATTCGCCGGAGGGGATCAACTTCAAACGCCGGGCTGAAGAGGTCGGCTGGAAACAGGCCGTACAGGAACGCGATCAGGGATGTTATGACTGGACCAAAAACCAACCATTCAATCACGACCCCCGGTAGCGCCGGGGATACGATGGACAGCGCCGGGCGCCGGTACGCCGATACGCCGCCGGAGGACAAGCGCCAGTCCATTGTCGAAGCAGCCGCGCGGGTCTTCGAGGCGCGGGGGCTTGCAGGCGCATCCATGCGCCTGATTGCCCGCGAGGCGGGCTGCACCACCGGGGCGATTTACCCGCACTTCGGCGGCAAGGAATCGCTGTACGCAGAAGTGCTGGCGCAATCGCTCCATGCGCTCTACGCCAGCATCCGGCAGGCGATCCACGAGGCCAGCACCGAGGACAAGGGCCGCGCCGGTCTGCGGGCGTTCTACGACTACTACCGTGACCACCCCCTGGAACTCAGCCTCGGGCTGTACCTCTTCCAGGGGGCACGGCCGGTGGGACTGACCCGCGATCTCAACCACAGCCTCAACCGCAGCCTGCAGTCCGTTTACCGCATCATGACCGATGCCCTGCGCACCAGCGGCCATGAGCAACCGGAAATGCGCTGCATGGGCGGCGTGGCGCAAGCGGTGGGCGTGCTAATCCTGAACCAGACCGGACGCATGAAAGTCCTGGGACGGGAGCCGGACGAGCAGATGGCATTCTACCTGCGGGACCTGTGACGGCGGCGGATTCATTGACCAGGGTCGGTCAACGGTGCATCAAGATGCACCCTACGAAAACCGGCACTACCCGTTCCCGTCCGTAGGGCGGACCTTCAGGTCCGCCAACCGGGCTCCGACGCGCCTCCTTGGCTTGCATGTCTTCTCACGGCGGACCTGAAGGTCCGCCCTACAAGAGCTCTACAGGAGCTCATTGCGGTTAGCGGGGCCTGGGCGGCCTACTCCAGCCAGATCACGGTGCCCATCCGCCCGGTCTCGCCGTCACGGCGGAAGGAGAAGAACCGTTCGCGGTCGGTGTGGGTGCAGAAGCCGCCGCCGTGGATGTGGTCAACGCCATGTGCCTGCAGGCGCCGCGTCGCGAGTTGGTAGAGATCGGCGTACCAGTGCCCGGGGCGGCCCTGGCGGAAGGCCTCCGTGGCGCCACGGTCCATGTCCAGGAACGCCGCGCGGACCTCGTCACCCACTTCGAAACAGCGGGGGCCGATGGCCGGTCCCAGCCAGGCGATGACGTCCTTGCCGGGCACCGCCAGCGCATCCAGGGTCGCCTCCAGCACACCGCCGGCCAGACCCCGCCAGCCGGCGTGCGCCGCGGCAACACGGGTGCCCTGGCGATCACAGAACAGGACCGGCAGACAATCGGCAGTGAGAATCCCGCAGGGCAGGCTGCGACGGTCCGTCCACACGGCGTCCGCTTCGGGTGCCGGCTCGGCGTCGTGGGCGGCCACCACGCGGGTGCCGTGGACCTGCTGCAGCCACACCACGTCGCCCGGCAGGCCGGCGGCCTCCACCAGATAGCGGTGATTGTGGGCCACGGCATCCGGGTCATCGCCGGTACGGCGCCCGAGGTTGAGGCTGCTGTAAGGCGGCTCGCTGAAGCCGTGCAGCCGCGTGGTGGAGATACTGCGCACGGCCAGGGGGGCCGGCCAGTCCGGATGAATCCAGGCGCTGTTCATTGGGTCATGCGCTCATCGTGGGCACGTAGTACGTCCAGGACATGGTCCATGTCGGCGGGCCGGGGCACCTCCCAGGCCATGCGCTCCTCGGTGCGTGGATGCTGCAGCACCAGCTTCGCCGCGTGCAAGGCCTGCCGCCCCAGGCCCGCCAGCGCCTCACGCACCGTATCGTCGGCACCCCGAGGCAACCGCGGGCGCAAACCGTAGACGGGATCGCCGACCAGGGGATGCTGCGAGTAAGCCATGTGCACGCGGATCTGATGTGTGCGCCCCGTCTCGAG
The DNA window shown above is from Aquisalimonas sp. 2447 and carries:
- a CDS encoding TetR/AcrR family transcriptional regulator, with product MDSAGRRYADTPPEDKRQSIVEAAARVFEARGLAGASMRLIAREAGCTTGAIYPHFGGKESLYAEVLAQSLHALYASIRQAIHEASTEDKGRAGLRAFYDYYRDHPLELSLGLYLFQGARPVGLTRDLNHSLNRSLQSVYRIMTDALRTSGHEQPEMRCMGGVAQAVGVLILNQTGRMKVLGREPDEQMAFYLRDL
- a CDS encoding crotonase/enoyl-CoA hydratase family protein, with amino-acid sequence MPRVLYEKDGRIARITLNRPDVLNAIDDELPRELADAVARANGDRDVHVIMLAGAGRAFCAGYDLAYYAEANGTGNITQDMPWDPMQDYQFMKGNTELFMSLWRSYRPVICKIHGFAVAGGSDIALCSDIVLMEDTAEIGYMPTRVWGCPTTAMWVYRLGAERAKRMLLTGDRITGSEAERLGLIYRAVPSATLDAEAEALAERMVTIPINQLMMQKLVINQAYENMGLETTQMMATVFDGITRHSPEGINFKRRAEEVGWKQAVQERDQGCYDWTKNQPFNHDPR
- the pgeF gene encoding peptidoglycan editing factor PgeF encodes the protein MNSAWIHPDWPAPLAVRSISTTRLHGFSEPPYSSLNLGRRTGDDPDAVAHNHRYLVEAAGLPGDVVWLQQVHGTRVVAAHDAEPAPEADAVWTDRRSLPCGILTADCLPVLFCDRQGTRVAAAHAGWRGLAGGVLEATLDALAVPGKDVIAWLGPAIGPRCFEVGDEVRAAFLDMDRGATEAFRQGRPGHWYADLYQLATRRLQAHGVDHIHGGGFCTHTDRERFFSFRRDGETGRMGTVIWLE